Proteins co-encoded in one Papaver somniferum cultivar HN1 chromosome 5, ASM357369v1, whole genome shotgun sequence genomic window:
- the LOC113282056 gene encoding zinc finger protein VAR3, chloroplastic-like, whose amino-acid sequence MASSRHLLSTTTIFHNIHRTISSKSSLSHTLSSYTPITLPLSTTTTKPYPFQSFKLSYSAAASTASSIDEFPEIVSETVDSDSHPWPEWVLFLDKLKSKGYFNQSLLGEGDAVTANVNPRADLNLLKTGCLSFARERFDICKSLSREDIETVVKYGCPSVNRKTVNSAKRLRAFVKLNERDVCGDCGLRGSCDRAYMVLKDSEADARTVDIMRMLLVYAVDPSAEKPNGWEYVETSARKLLSELIELSETTLDPALLKPVVKPTQRRGSREHVGRHERREHVGKHEGRERVVNLEKRQNIEMKKGDWICSKCDFLNFSRNIQCHRCNEDGPKQVSVDDVEMKKGDWNCPKCEFMNFSKNKSCLRCQGSRPKRELLPGEWECPSCDFMNFRKNATCYKCRCDRPKDNGKEYEDQIWNSPR is encoded by the exons ATGGCTTCTTCAAGACACTTACTTTCTACTACTACTATATTCCATAATATTCACAGAACTATCTCCTCAAAATCTTCTCTTTCTCACACTCTTTCTTCTTATACTCCAATAACTCTACCTCTCTCAACTACTACAACCAAACCTTATCCCTTCCAAAGTTTCAAACTTTCTTACAGTGCTGCTGCTTCAACTGCTTCTTCGATTGATGAATTTCCTGAAATTGTTAGTGAAACAGTCGATTCAGATTCTCATCCATGGCCAGAATGGGTTCTTTTTCTTGATAAGTTGAAAAGTAAAGGTTACTTTAATCAATCTTTGCTAGGGGAGGGAGATGCTGTGACTGCTAATGTCAATCCTCGAGCTGACTTGAATCTATTGAAGACTGGGTGTCTCAGTTTTGCCCGAGAGCGGTTTGATATTTGCAA ATCATTATCCAGGGAAGATATTGAAACAGTTGTGAAGTATGGATGCCCTAGTGTAAACCGAAAAACTGTTAATTCTGCAAAAAGATTGAGGGCATTTGTAAAACTCAATGAAAGAGAT GTATGCGGTGATTGCGGATTACGGGGTTCGTGCGATAGAGCCTACATGGTACTAAAGGATTCTGAAGCAGATGCTCGTACTGTTGATATTATGCGTATGTTGTTGGTTTATGCCGTTGATCCATCAGCAGAGAAACCTAACGGCTGGGAGTATGTTGAAACATCTGCGCGTAAATTGCTTTCTGAACTGATTGAACTGAGTGAAACGACCCTAGATCCTGCTTTACTGAAGCCTGTTGTTAAACCAACCCAGAGACGCGGAAGCCGTGAACATGTAGGGAGACATGAACGTCGTGAACATGTAGGAAAACATGAAGGTCGTGAACGTGTGGTGAATTTGGAAAAGCGCCAAAATATTGAGATGAAGAAAGGGGATTGGATATGTTCCAA ATGCGATTTCCTGAACTTCTCCAGAAACATACAATGCCATCGGTGCAATGAAGATGGTCCCAAGCAAGTTAGCGTGGATGACGTTGAGATGAAGAAAGGAGATTGGAATTGTCCAAA GTGTGAATTTATGAACTTCTCTAAAAATAAAAGCTGCTTACGCTGCCAAGGGTCACGACCTAAAAGAGAGCTTCTCCCAGGAGAGTGGGAGTGTCCCTC ATGCGATTTCATGAACTTCAGGAAGAACGCAACATGCTATAAGTGCCGCTGTGATCGTCCCAAGGACAACGGAAAGGAATATGAAGATCAAATATGGAACAGCCCTCGTTAA
- the LOC113282057 gene encoding zinc finger protein VAR3, chloroplastic-like — protein sequence MASSRRLLSSIRSVSSSSSNSYLSDLLSSYTPTHFLSITHFTKPYTSTVSIDEFPETGVRKAVPGTHPWPEWSNFIEKLKNNGYFFNEDPLTGLADLSQLRYACLSFARDRLDAIKSLSREDTEIVVKYGCPSLDRKVVNAAKRLRAFVGLDEEDVCSGCNLRGSCDRANMKQEDSEASAHTADVMRMLLMYALDPLVHSSEKPNGREYVEASARRLLSELSEAPPDPSLTNSDVRPKRKSVNLNKSQYYQNIEMKKGDWMCSKCNFMNFARNILCLKCKEDGPKLVSHNSAEMKKGDWTCPKCEFMNFARKKICFRCQGLRSKRELQPGEWECPSCDFVNL from the exons ATGGCCTCCTCGAGACGTTTACTGTCTTCTATTAGAAGtgtttcttcgtcttcttctaatTCTTATCTTTCTGACCTTCTTTCTTCGTACACTCCAACGCATTTTCTCTCTATTACCCATTTCACTAAGCCTTATACTTCGACTGTTTCCATTGATGAATTTCCTGAAACTGGAGTTAGAAAAGCTGTTCCTGGTACTCATCCATGGCCAGAATGGTCTAATTTCATTGAGAAGTTGAAGAATAATGGCTACTTCTTCAATGAAGATCCTTTAACTGGTTTGGCTGACTTGAGTCAGCTCAGGTATGCTTGTCTCAGTTTTGCAAGAGATCGGTTGGATGCTATCAA ATCATTATCTAGAGAAGATACTGAAATTGTTGTTAAGTACGGATGCCCTAGTTTGGATCGAAAAGTTGTTAATGCTGCAAAAAGATTGAGGGCATTTGTGGGACTTGATGAAGAGGAT GTGTGCAGTGGTTGTAATCTGCGTGGCTCGTGTGATAGAGCAAATATGAAACAAGAGGACTCTGAGGCATCTGCTCACACTGCTGATGTTATGCGTATGTTGTTGATGTATGCCCTTGATCCACTTGTTCATTCGTCAGAGAAACCTAACGGCCGGGAGTATGTTGAAGCATCTGCTCGTAGACTGCTGTCTGAGCTGAGTGAAGCACCACCAGATCCTTCCTTAACAAATTCGGATGTTAGACCTAAAAGAAAATCGGTGAACTTGAACAAGTCTCAGTATTATCAAAATATTGAGATGAAGAAAGGGGATTGGATGTGTTCCAA ATGCAATTTCATGAACTTTGCCAGAAACATATTGTGTCTTAAGTGCAAAGAAGATGGTCCTAAGCTAGTTAGTCATAATAGCGCTGAGATGAAGAAAGGAGACTGGACATGTCCAAA GTGTGAATTTATGAACTTCGCTCGAAAAAAAATCTGCTTTCGCTGCCAAGGCCTACGATCCAAAAGAGAGCTTCAACCAGGAGAGTGGGAGTGTCCCTC ATGTGATTTCGTGAACTTATGA
- the LOC113282058 gene encoding putative axial regulator YABBY 2 isoform X2, translating into MSQQSSSSSSSLDVPSGHVCYVHCNFCNTILAVSVPGTSMFNVVTVRCGHCANLLSVNMGSVSQTLPSPPSINHHQDHNNHQYHLLHQNWNLSHDDTSKEYGMASYKCNKPSVQNEEPPPRMLPIRPPEKRQRVPSAYNRFIKEEIQRIKASNPDITHREAFSSAAKNWAHFPHIHFGLTVDSNKQAAKVDDAFIAGDQGTQKTQQFY; encoded by the exons ATGTCACAACagtcatcatcgtcatcatcatcacttGATGTTCCATCTGGACATGTTTGTTATGTTCACTGCAACTTCTGCAACACCATCTTAGCG GTGAGTGTTCCTGGGACAAGTATGTTCAATGTTGTTACAGTGAGATGCGGACATTGTGCTAATCTACTCTCAGTCAACATGGGTTCTGTATCACAAACTCTTCCTTCTCCTCCTTCTATTAATCATCATCAAGACCACAATAATCATCaatatcatcttcttcatcag AATTGGAATCTAAGCCATGACGATACAAGCAAAGAGTATGGGATGGCTTCTTACAAATGTAACAAGCCCTCTGTACAGAATGAAGAACCTCCTCCAAGAATGCTACCTATTCGCC CTCCGGAGAAGAGGCAACGTGTTCCTTCTGCGTATAACAGATTTATCAA GGAGGAGATCCAAAGGATAAAGGCTAGTAACCCAGATATTACTCACAGAGAAGCTTTTAGTTCTGCTGCAAAGAAT TGGGCACATTTTCCTCACATTCATTTCGGGCTAACAGTTGATTCCAATAAACAAGCGGCTAAAGTTGATGATGCTTTCATTGCTGGAGATCAAGGAACACAAAAGACTCAACAATTTTACTAA
- the LOC113282058 gene encoding putative axial regulator YABBY 2 isoform X1: MSQQSSSSSSSLDVPSGHVCYVHCNFCNTILAVSVPGTSMFNVVTVRCGHCANLLSVNMGSVSQTLPSPPSINHHQDHNNHQYHLLHQNWNLSHDDTSKEYGMASYKCNKPSVQNEEPPPRMLPIRPAPEKRQRVPSAYNRFIKEEIQRIKASNPDITHREAFSSAAKNWAHFPHIHFGLTVDSNKQAAKVDDAFIAGDQGTQKTQQFY; encoded by the exons ATGTCACAACagtcatcatcgtcatcatcatcacttGATGTTCCATCTGGACATGTTTGTTATGTTCACTGCAACTTCTGCAACACCATCTTAGCG GTGAGTGTTCCTGGGACAAGTATGTTCAATGTTGTTACAGTGAGATGCGGACATTGTGCTAATCTACTCTCAGTCAACATGGGTTCTGTATCACAAACTCTTCCTTCTCCTCCTTCTATTAATCATCATCAAGACCACAATAATCATCaatatcatcttcttcatcag AATTGGAATCTAAGCCATGACGATACAAGCAAAGAGTATGGGATGGCTTCTTACAAATGTAACAAGCCCTCTGTACAGAATGAAGAACCTCCTCCAAGAATGCTACCTATTCGCC CAGCTCCGGAGAAGAGGCAACGTGTTCCTTCTGCGTATAACAGATTTATCAA GGAGGAGATCCAAAGGATAAAGGCTAGTAACCCAGATATTACTCACAGAGAAGCTTTTAGTTCTGCTGCAAAGAAT TGGGCACATTTTCCTCACATTCATTTCGGGCTAACAGTTGATTCCAATAAACAAGCGGCTAAAGTTGATGATGCTTTCATTGCTGGAGATCAAGGAACACAAAAGACTCAACAATTTTACTAA